In Salana multivorans, a single genomic region encodes these proteins:
- a CDS encoding carbohydrate ABC transporter permease yields MSALTTPGRAVRAIPRVVVMALLTLVVLGPIYWITVSSFKPRSELISTSPTLLPREWTLENFERLFATTKYPLFLSNSFVVAIGTTVVTLVVSIAAAYGLDRLRVPGAGKISGVVLLSYMIPGTLLIVPLYVTLAQLGLIDSHAGLVLVNVAFTAPFCTWLLRGFILAIPIEIDEAAALDGAGPLRTMFQIVLPLLLPGVATVAVYSFVFSWTEFVFASQFIMSDGLDTLPVGLKAIIGQYTVDWGLVTSATLFTLLPTVLLFLAVGRFFVGGLIAGATK; encoded by the coding sequence ATGTCCGCACTCACCACACCGGGACGCGCGGTGCGCGCCATCCCGCGGGTCGTCGTCATGGCGCTGCTCACGCTCGTCGTGCTCGGGCCGATCTACTGGATCACGGTCTCGAGCTTCAAGCCCCGCAGCGAGCTCATCAGCACCAGCCCGACGCTCCTGCCGCGCGAGTGGACGCTGGAGAACTTCGAGCGGCTCTTCGCGACGACGAAGTACCCGCTGTTCCTCTCCAACAGCTTCGTGGTCGCGATCGGGACGACGGTCGTGACGCTCGTGGTGTCGATCGCCGCGGCCTACGGCCTCGACCGGCTCAGGGTGCCCGGCGCCGGGAAGATCTCGGGCGTCGTGCTCCTGTCCTACATGATCCCCGGCACGCTGCTCATCGTCCCGCTGTACGTCACGCTCGCCCAGCTCGGGCTCATCGACAGCCACGCCGGCCTGGTGCTCGTCAACGTCGCGTTCACGGCGCCCTTCTGCACGTGGCTCCTGCGGGGGTTCATCCTCGCCATCCCGATCGAGATCGACGAGGCGGCCGCCCTCGACGGAGCCGGTCCCCTGCGGACCATGTTCCAGATCGTCCTGCCGCTGCTGCTGCCGGGTGTCGCGACGGTCGCGGTCTACTCGTTCGTCTTCTCCTGGACCGAGTTCGTGTTCGCGTCGCAGTTCATCATGTCGGACGGTCTCGACACGCTGCCCGTGGGGCTCAAGGCGATCATCGGGCAGTACACGGTCGACTGGGGGCTCGTGACCTCCGCGACGCTGTTCACGCTCCTGCCGACCGTCCTGCTGTTCCTGGCCGTCGGGCGCTTCTTCGTCGGCGGTCTGATCGCGGGGGCGACCAAGTGA
- a CDS encoding carbohydrate ABC transporter permease: MALGYALVAPIVVIMLVVIAYPLLNAVWTSLRDQRLIGSDSDFVAFETYAKVVGDPSFWAALRRSGLWLIGNMAVQTVLAFGAALLMQRRGWWARSARVWVMLPWVVPTVAVTIIWQWMLNSSYGVVYKAFEAVGIDLGSPFGNPVWALPVIILVNSWHWFPLTAVVVYGALATVPGEVIEAATIDGANAWQTFWAVTFPLLQPVLFAVALVGSLWSFNILDTIFLITEGGPADATTTLPVYVYNTAFSAFRASEAAAASVLTVIVLGIAALLFVRFARPKEL, from the coding sequence ATGGCGCTGGGCTACGCGCTCGTCGCGCCGATCGTCGTCATCATGCTCGTGGTGATCGCCTACCCGCTCCTCAACGCGGTCTGGACGAGCCTGCGCGACCAGCGGCTCATCGGGAGCGACTCCGACTTCGTCGCGTTCGAGACCTACGCCAAGGTCGTCGGCGATCCGTCCTTCTGGGCCGCCCTGCGGCGCTCCGGGCTCTGGCTGATCGGCAACATGGCGGTGCAGACCGTCCTCGCCTTCGGCGCCGCGCTGCTCATGCAGCGGCGCGGCTGGTGGGCTCGCTCGGCGCGCGTCTGGGTGATGCTGCCGTGGGTCGTGCCCACCGTGGCGGTCACGATCATCTGGCAGTGGATGCTCAACTCCAGCTACGGGGTCGTGTACAAGGCGTTCGAGGCCGTCGGGATCGACCTCGGCTCCCCGTTCGGCAACCCGGTCTGGGCGCTGCCGGTCATCATCCTCGTCAACAGCTGGCACTGGTTCCCGCTCACGGCCGTCGTCGTCTACGGCGCCCTCGCGACGGTGCCCGGCGAGGTGATCGAGGCGGCGACGATCGACGGCGCCAACGCGTGGCAGACCTTCTGGGCCGTCACGTTCCCCCTGCTGCAACCCGTCCTGTTCGCCGTCGCCCTCGTCGGCTCGCTCTGGTCGTTCAACATCCTCGACACGATCTTCCTCATCACCGAGGGTGGTCCGGCCGACGCGACGACGACGCTGCCGGTCTACGTCTACAACACCGCGTTCAGCGCGTTCCGGGCCAGCGAGGCGGCTGCCGCCAGCGTGCTCACGGTGATCGTGCTCGGCATCGCCGCGCTGCTGTTCGTCCGGTTCGCGCGGCCGAAGGAGCTGTGA
- a CDS encoding ABC transporter substrate-binding protein, with translation MRNRFIIPIAAAVAAGSLILAGCSGSPSGSASTDPGGGAQSGGGATGSTEPLILWHMESVPTRVEAWNTLIDQYNATDPAYPVQAQVQEWDSVYQGIAAAAQAGNQPDILFAIPDFATYVRNLGLGQPVTSTVEELDGEYDFLDAATAAYTDGGEVWAVPLYGMVQMLWYNRDSFEAAGLEAPTTWDELRAAAERLTQDGQSGIALPAGKNLASDQVLYSFMVTGGAGNWFTEDGEVDFDTPETVAALQLYKDLLAFSPKDSASFAWGEPQAAFNSGAAAMAVEKGQYLAPWEAESGLAPDRLGCAPIPVKDEGGQPGSIYYSNGAMVLADDQARQDGAAAFLSWLMLPENYGPFLEAEPGLFLPVTTDEAQISAWRSNEIIDTYSECVDAMLDQSKTGALFGFVDGQYIERIGDISGQNILAQAIQRMYVSGESAEDAAAWAQAEMDKALS, from the coding sequence ATGCGTAACCGCTTCATCATCCCGATCGCGGCGGCGGTCGCCGCCGGATCGCTGATCCTCGCCGGCTGCTCGGGTTCTCCCTCGGGCTCGGCGAGCACGGACCCGGGAGGCGGGGCACAGTCCGGTGGCGGCGCCACCGGCTCGACGGAGCCGCTGATCCTCTGGCACATGGAGAGCGTCCCCACGCGGGTCGAGGCGTGGAACACACTGATCGACCAGTACAACGCCACCGACCCCGCGTACCCCGTCCAGGCGCAGGTGCAGGAGTGGGACTCGGTGTACCAGGGGATCGCGGCCGCCGCGCAGGCCGGCAACCAGCCGGACATCCTCTTCGCGATCCCCGACTTCGCGACCTACGTGCGCAACCTCGGTCTCGGTCAGCCCGTGACGAGCACGGTCGAGGAGCTGGACGGCGAGTACGACTTCCTGGACGCGGCGACCGCCGCCTACACCGACGGTGGCGAGGTGTGGGCCGTCCCGCTCTACGGCATGGTGCAGATGCTCTGGTACAACCGCGACAGCTTCGAGGCCGCCGGCCTCGAGGCGCCGACGACGTGGGACGAGCTGCGGGCGGCCGCCGAGAGGCTGACGCAGGACGGGCAGAGCGGCATCGCGCTGCCGGCCGGCAAGAACCTCGCGTCCGACCAGGTGCTGTACAGCTTCATGGTCACGGGCGGCGCGGGGAACTGGTTCACCGAGGACGGCGAGGTGGACTTCGACACCCCGGAGACCGTCGCGGCGCTCCAGCTCTACAAGGACCTGCTCGCGTTCTCGCCCAAGGACTCCGCCAGCTTCGCCTGGGGCGAGCCGCAGGCGGCGTTCAACAGCGGCGCGGCCGCGATGGCCGTCGAGAAGGGCCAGTACCTCGCGCCGTGGGAGGCCGAGTCCGGCCTCGCGCCCGACCGCCTCGGCTGCGCGCCGATCCCCGTCAAGGACGAGGGCGGCCAGCCCGGGAGCATCTACTACTCCAACGGCGCCATGGTCCTCGCCGACGACCAGGCTCGCCAGGACGGCGCCGCAGCGTTCCTGAGCTGGCTGATGCTGCCGGAGAACTACGGGCCGTTCCTCGAGGCCGAGCCGGGTCTGTTCCTCCCCGTCACGACGGACGAGGCCCAGATCTCCGCCTGGCGCTCCAACGAGATCATCGACACCTACTCCGAGTGCGTCGACGCGATGCTCGACCAGTCGAAGACCGGCGCGCTCTTCGGGTTCGTCGACGGCCAGTACATCGAGCGCATCGGTGACATCTCCGGCCAGAACATCCTCGCCCAGGCCATCCAGCGGATGTACGTCTCCGGCGAGTCAGCCGAGGATGCGGCAGCGTGGGCGCAGGCCGAGATGGACAAGGCCCTCAGCTAG
- a CDS encoding GntR family transcriptional regulator produces MSTPKYVTIARELRRRCQQLAAGSRLPPERTLAHEFGVSVMTVRQALGQLVDDGWVNRTAGRGTFVTRPTVSMGPTLTSFTVDMRRRGLEPSSTVLRVERVVPDLETVAALGIRPGESTLLVERLRCADGEPICHEVSLFPERVAEQLLAGRLDQSVHEILVASGAEPRSSERSVRAVVAGGRECELLELPPGSPALEIIDLFSDVTGRPVQHARTRYRFDRYEVRSLIETNPRPAGAAI; encoded by the coding sequence ATGTCCACACCGAAGTACGTGACGATCGCCCGCGAGCTGCGGCGCCGCTGCCAGCAGCTCGCCGCCGGCTCGCGCCTGCCGCCGGAGCGGACGCTCGCCCACGAGTTCGGCGTCAGCGTCATGACCGTGCGCCAGGCGCTGGGTCAGCTCGTCGACGACGGCTGGGTGAACCGGACGGCCGGGCGCGGGACGTTCGTCACCCGCCCGACGGTGTCGATGGGACCGACGCTCACGTCGTTCACCGTCGACATGCGCCGGCGCGGGCTCGAGCCGTCCTCGACCGTGCTGCGGGTCGAGCGCGTCGTGCCCGACCTCGAGACCGTCGCCGCGCTCGGCATCCGCCCCGGCGAGAGCACGCTGCTGGTCGAGCGCCTGCGCTGCGCCGACGGGGAGCCGATCTGCCACGAGGTCAGCCTGTTCCCGGAGCGGGTCGCGGAGCAGCTCCTCGCGGGGCGGCTCGACCAGTCGGTCCACGAGATCCTCGTGGCGTCGGGAGCCGAGCCCCGCAGCAGCGAGCGCTCGGTCCGGGCCGTCGTCGCGGGGGGGCGCGAGTGCGAGCTGCTCGAGCTGCCGCCGGGCTCGCCGGCGCTCGAGATCATCGACCTGTTCTCCGACGTCACGGGCCGCCCGGTCCAGCACGCGCGCACGCGCTACCGGTTCGACCGCTACGAGGTGCGCAGCCTCATCGAGACGAACCCCCGACCGGCCGGCGCGGCGATCTGA
- a CDS encoding threonine synthase, whose amino-acid sequence MVRTARPWRLVCVECDRATDDVAYECPDCAGTLLAAPEPPVSRGRADLLVDVGECVDLGQGDTPLVPVAGRPGVLAKLESLNPTLSFKDRAMSLGAALAVRLGARGLVVASTGNAAVSAAAYAAAAGLRCRVVVGSASHAGRKLAACAAYGAEVAEVEGDYSDAYARAAAEEGDGWVNVSTTYRNPILAEAYRLIAFELLDQLGVEPAVVVVPIGAGPLLRGIERGFADAVCLGLVARVPRLVGVQAAAMAPIARFWAGASLADLRGSSWSATSATAIADPLRGYESAAAITAAAVGRTGGEVVAVGEGAISEAVGELAASGVWVEPGAATALAASDALGLGGAGERRGTERHVDPGGPVVLMLTGHGAKAQGPA is encoded by the coding sequence ATGGTGAGGACGGCGCGTCCGTGGCGTCTGGTCTGCGTCGAGTGCGACCGGGCGACCGACGACGTCGCCTACGAGTGCCCGGACTGCGCCGGGACGCTGCTCGCCGCCCCGGAGCCGCCCGTCTCGCGCGGCCGGGCCGACCTCCTGGTCGACGTCGGCGAGTGCGTCGACCTCGGGCAGGGTGACACACCGCTGGTCCCGGTCGCGGGGCGCCCCGGCGTCCTGGCCAAGCTCGAGTCGCTCAACCCGACGCTGTCGTTCAAGGACCGGGCGATGTCGCTCGGCGCGGCGCTCGCGGTCCGGCTCGGGGCGCGCGGCCTCGTCGTCGCGTCGACGGGGAACGCCGCCGTCTCCGCCGCGGCCTACGCCGCCGCGGCGGGGCTGCGCTGCCGGGTGGTCGTCGGCTCCGCCTCGCACGCCGGGCGCAAGCTGGCGGCCTGCGCCGCCTACGGTGCCGAGGTGGCCGAGGTCGAGGGGGACTACTCGGACGCCTACGCGCGAGCGGCGGCGGAGGAGGGCGACGGCTGGGTCAACGTCTCGACCACCTACCGCAACCCGATCCTGGCCGAGGCGTACCGGCTGATCGCGTTCGAGCTCCTCGACCAGCTCGGCGTCGAGCCCGCCGTCGTCGTCGTGCCGATCGGCGCCGGGCCGCTGCTGCGCGGGATCGAGCGGGGGTTCGCGGACGCCGTCTGCCTCGGCCTCGTGGCCAGGGTGCCGCGGCTGGTCGGAGTCCAGGCGGCGGCCATGGCGCCCATCGCGCGGTTCTGGGCCGGCGCGTCGCTCGCCGACCTGCGCGGGAGCTCGTGGTCGGCCACGTCGGCGACCGCGATCGCCGACCCCCTGCGCGGCTACGAGTCGGCGGCGGCCATCACGGCCGCCGCGGTCGGCAGGACGGGCGGGGAGGTGGTCGCCGTCGGCGAGGGCGCGATCAGCGAGGCCGTCGGCGAGCTCGCCGCCTCGGGCGTGTGGGTCGAGCCCGGGGCCGCGACGGCCCTCGCGGCGAGCGACGCCCTCGGCCTGGGCGGCGCGGGCGAGCGGCGCGGGACCGAGCGGCACGTCGACCCCGGTGGCCCGGTGGTCCTCATGCTGACGGGACACGGTGCGAAGGCGCAGGGCCCGGCGTGA
- a CDS encoding M20 family metallopeptidase, with product MEVVVDVLELTRALVEIDSQNPGALEPEIARFVHDWATRRGYATTVLEPVAGRPNVLVTLDLGGERHLGLSGHLDTKPIGDALAQWRTPPLELTVDGDDAYGLGVTDMKGGVAAMMVALDRLATGPATATGRVTLLLSADEEQGSDAGAKALVEAGLLPPLDAVVIGEPSGITRAWEGIHLVSRGLCCFDVEITTTQGHSGLSPILGRNATLVAADLLHAFEEFRPTVTTPGEVACAPTVNPGIFARSGVSWGVWPGWCSIGIEIRLVPGMDQRVLHAEVAALVEEVVGDRAHADIRYKDSAQGWIDAVELSPGAAVARAARVATAEVLGAPAPFTAFPGATDATSFLGTGGIPTIASLGPGWISSAHGANERVGVGQLDEAVAIYDALARHYLAGAEA from the coding sequence GTGGAGGTCGTCGTGGACGTGCTCGAGCTCACCCGAGCGCTGGTCGAGATCGACTCGCAGAATCCCGGGGCCCTCGAGCCCGAGATCGCGCGCTTCGTCCACGACTGGGCCACCCGGCGCGGCTACGCGACGACGGTGCTGGAGCCCGTGGCCGGACGCCCGAACGTCCTCGTCACGCTCGACCTCGGCGGCGAGCGCCACCTCGGTCTGTCCGGTCACCTCGACACCAAGCCGATCGGCGACGCCCTCGCCCAGTGGCGCACGCCGCCGCTCGAGCTCACCGTCGACGGCGACGACGCCTACGGTCTCGGTGTCACGGACATGAAGGGCGGTGTCGCGGCCATGATGGTCGCGCTCGACCGCCTCGCGACCGGGCCGGCCACGGCCACCGGACGCGTCACGCTGCTCCTGAGCGCCGACGAGGAGCAGGGGTCCGACGCCGGGGCCAAGGCGCTCGTGGAGGCGGGTCTGCTCCCGCCGCTCGACGCCGTCGTGATCGGCGAGCCCAGCGGGATCACCCGGGCGTGGGAGGGCATCCACCTGGTCTCCCGCGGGCTGTGCTGCTTCGACGTCGAGATCACGACGACGCAGGGCCACTCCGGCCTCTCCCCCATCCTCGGCCGCAACGCGACCCTCGTCGCCGCCGACCTGCTCCACGCGTTCGAGGAGTTCCGCCCCACCGTCACCACGCCCGGCGAGGTGGCCTGCGCGCCGACCGTGAACCCGGGCATCTTCGCGCGCTCGGGGGTGAGCTGGGGCGTCTGGCCCGGGTGGTGCAGCATCGGGATCGAGATCCGCCTCGTGCCGGGGATGGACCAGCGCGTCCTGCACGCCGAGGTGGCCGCCCTGGTCGAGGAGGTCGTCGGCGACCGCGCCCACGCGGACATCCGCTACAAGGACTCGGCCCAGGGGTGGATCGACGCGGTCGAGCTGTCCCCGGGCGCGGCGGTCGCCCGGGCCGCGCGCGTCGCGACCGCCGAGGTGCTCGGCGCCCCCGCGCCGTTCACGGCGTTCCCCGGGGCGACCGACGCGACGTCGTTCCTCGGCACCGGCGGCATCCCGACCATCGCGAGCCTCGGCCCGGGCTGGATCAGCTCCGCGCACGGGGCGAACGAGCGCGTCGGGGTCGGCCAGCTCGACGAGGCGGTGGCGATCTACGACGCCCTCGCCCGGCACTACCTGGCGGGGGCCGAGGCGTGA
- a CDS encoding MBL fold metallo-hydrolase — protein MSAVEVAPDIWLVGSCDPGSPAFTDRHDCAQYLLWRDGEGWLVDAGTGLGSDRWLGNVAEVADPAGLSGLVVTHYHADHAGGAAAALDRGLRVLASPVTGAALRVGDDEATSLARARTAGVYPPDLALAPAPTVEPAPATLPLAWGTLEVLDTPGHCDGHVAVLLTREGRSSLLAGDVVFAGGRIAIQAIADCRPLAYAETVAHLASRDVDDLLPGHGAVVLGGAGADLRRAAASFAALLPPPNHLPAPGYGL, from the coding sequence GTGAGCGCCGTCGAGGTCGCGCCCGACATCTGGCTGGTCGGGAGCTGCGACCCCGGGTCGCCGGCGTTCACCGACCGCCACGACTGCGCCCAGTACCTGCTGTGGCGGGACGGGGAGGGCTGGCTGGTCGACGCGGGCACGGGACTCGGCTCCGACCGGTGGCTCGGCAACGTCGCCGAGGTGGCGGACCCCGCGGGGCTCTCGGGACTGGTGGTGACGCACTACCACGCCGACCACGCCGGGGGCGCGGCCGCGGCGCTGGACCGGGGTCTGCGCGTGCTCGCCAGCCCCGTCACCGGCGCGGCGCTCCGCGTGGGTGACGACGAGGCGACCAGCCTCGCCCGGGCTCGCACCGCCGGGGTCTACCCCCCGGATCTCGCGCTCGCCCCGGCCCCGACGGTCGAGCCGGCGCCCGCGACCCTCCCGCTCGCGTGGGGGACGCTCGAGGTGCTCGACACCCCCGGTCACTGCGACGGCCACGTCGCCGTGCTGCTCACGCGGGAGGGTCGCTCGTCGCTGCTGGCCGGCGACGTCGTCTTCGCCGGCGGGCGCATCGCGATCCAGGCGATCGCCGACTGCCGGCCGCTCGCCTACGCGGAGACGGTCGCCCACCTCGCCAGCCGGGACGTCGACGACCTGCTCCCCGGCCACGGGGCGGTCGTGCTCGGCGGGGCCGGCGCCGACCTCCGGCGCGCGGCCGCGTCGTTCGCCGCGCTCCTGCCGCCGCCCAACCACCTGCCGGCACCCGGGTACGGCCTGTGA